A single window of Anaerocolumna chitinilytica DNA harbors:
- the deoC gene encoding deoxyribose-phosphate aldolase: protein MIETEMLHYVDHTLLKAVSEWEDIKKLCEEAIEFQTASVCVPPCYVKRIHKEYGDKLAICTVIGFPLGYNTKETKAFETKQALEDGAAEIDMVINLTDVKNGDYKKVEEEIALLKQLTGDKILKVIIETCYLTKEEKIAMCHAVTNAGADFIKTSTGFGTDGATLEDIALFKEHIGSEVKIKAAGGIRSLEDLSAFIHAGCSRIGTSSAVNLVKGLKAESY from the coding sequence ATGATAGAAACTGAAATGCTGCATTATGTAGATCATACTTTATTAAAAGCAGTGTCTGAATGGGAGGATATCAAGAAACTGTGTGAAGAAGCGATTGAGTTTCAGACAGCATCTGTTTGTGTACCGCCCTGCTATGTGAAGCGAATTCATAAAGAATACGGGGATAAGCTGGCAATCTGTACGGTTATAGGCTTCCCGCTTGGATATAATACAAAAGAAACAAAGGCCTTTGAAACCAAGCAGGCTTTAGAAGATGGAGCAGCTGAAATTGATATGGTTATTAATCTAACGGATGTCAAGAACGGCGACTACAAGAAGGTAGAAGAAGAAATTGCACTTTTAAAGCAGCTAACCGGTGATAAGATCTTAAAGGTTATTATTGAAACCTGTTATCTTACCAAAGAAGAGAAGATTGCTATGTGCCATGCGGTTACCAATGCCGGAGCTGATTTCATTAAGACATCTACCGGATTTGGAACAGACGGAGCAACTCTTGAGGATATTGCATTATTTAAAGAGCATATTGGTTCTGAAGTCAAGATAAAGGCAGCCGGTGGTATTCGCTCACTGGAGGATTTAAGTGCCTTTATTCATGCCGGATGTTCCAGAATTGGAACCAGTTCAGCAGTTAATCTGGTGAAGGGCCTGAAAGCAGAAAGCTATTAA
- a CDS encoding DeoR/GlpR family DNA-binding transcription regulator — MSKKTDRLNRLIDIIKTKNGASVKELAAVLGVSEMTIRRDLDVLEQHSIVNNVYGAAIYNPASDNPTFKNKEGSDYDLGNPYELSNAKGARDTEKKNIGALAASLINSGDIIVIDTGSTTEMLAEHIPDDIKATVLCYNANILNSLRPKDNLTLIFSGGKYHPQTQMVESLQGVELIKSMRFTKAFISAAGVHANLGITCVYDYEVPTKLAIMQSSVEKILLFDSSKFNQVKPAFFGSLADFDVIITDDDISDDWRELILSKNIKLYTVPGNK, encoded by the coding sequence ATGAGCAAGAAGACGGACCGGCTTAACCGGCTTATAGACATTATCAAAACTAAAAACGGAGCCTCCGTCAAAGAGCTTGCAGCAGTATTGGGGGTATCTGAGATGACTATACGAAGAGATCTGGATGTACTGGAACAGCACAGCATTGTTAATAACGTTTATGGAGCAGCTATCTATAACCCCGCTTCCGACAATCCTACCTTTAAAAATAAAGAAGGCTCTGATTATGACCTTGGTAATCCCTATGAACTCTCAAATGCCAAAGGCGCAAGAGATACGGAGAAAAAAAACATCGGCGCACTTGCTGCCTCGTTGATTAATTCCGGTGATATTATTGTAATTGATACCGGTTCTACCACAGAAATGCTCGCAGAGCATATACCGGATGATATAAAAGCTACTGTTCTATGCTATAATGCCAACATCCTAAATTCCCTTCGTCCAAAAGATAATCTGACACTGATATTCTCAGGTGGTAAATACCATCCTCAGACACAGATGGTTGAAAGTTTACAGGGTGTAGAGCTTATAAAGAGTATGAGGTTCACAAAAGCCTTTATCTCAGCTGCGGGAGTTCATGCAAATCTTGGTATAACCTGTGTATACGACTATGAAGTGCCTACCAAACTTGCCATTATGCAATCCTCCGTAGAAAAAATTCTGCTCTTTGACTCCAGTAAATTTAATCAGGTTAAACCGGCTTTCTTTGGAAGCTTAGCTGATTTTGATGTCATAATAACAGATGACGATATCAGTGACGACTGGAGAGAATTGATTTTATCAAAAAATATTAAACTCTATACCGTACCGGGTAATAAATAA
- a CDS encoding ABC transporter ATP-binding protein: MEYVIEMNHITKEFGNFKALDDVTLCVKKGEVHALLGENGAGKSTLMSVLFGLYQAEKGEIKINGKAVKINNPNDANNLNIGMVHQHFKLVHNFTVLESIVLGRETVKGGFLKMDEARKKVVELSEHYKLKIDPDSYISDITVGMQQRVEILKMLYCDNEILIFDEPTAVLTPQEIDELMKIMKNLVDEGKSIIFISHKLNEIKAVANRCTVLRKGKYIGTIDVESATRETMSEMMVGRKVNFNLDKAEEKLGDVTLKVENLSVASANSHKKVVNDVSFEVRRGEIVCIAGIDGNGQSELVYGISGLMPVQSGKVSINGKDITKDSIRRRYLAGMAHIPEDRHKHGLVLDYTLQQNAVLQTYFEPRFQRNGFIRFDAIREYAKKLIGQYDIRSSQEENSVTRGMSGGNQQKVIIARELDRDPDIVLAVQPTRGLDVGATEYIHKQLIKQRDNGKAVLLVSLELDEVMEVSDRILVMYEGEIVADLDPKAVTVQELGLYMSGSKRNIAQ, from the coding sequence ATGGAATATGTCATTGAAATGAATCATATTACGAAAGAGTTTGGTAATTTTAAAGCTCTTGATGACGTAACGCTTTGTGTGAAAAAAGGAGAAGTCCATGCTCTGTTAGGAGAGAACGGTGCTGGAAAATCCACACTGATGAGCGTATTATTCGGCTTATATCAGGCGGAAAAGGGTGAAATTAAGATTAACGGGAAAGCCGTTAAGATTAACAACCCCAATGACGCTAATAATTTGAATATCGGCATGGTACATCAGCATTTTAAACTTGTGCATAATTTCACAGTCCTTGAAAGCATCGTTTTAGGCCGGGAAACTGTAAAAGGCGGTTTCCTTAAAATGGACGAAGCCAGAAAAAAGGTTGTAGAATTAAGTGAGCATTACAAGTTAAAGATAGATCCTGACTCCTATATATCCGATATTACAGTAGGTATGCAGCAAAGAGTTGAAATATTAAAGATGCTTTACTGCGATAATGAGATTTTGATATTTGATGAGCCTACGGCTGTTCTAACTCCGCAGGAAATCGATGAATTGATGAAGATAATGAAGAATCTGGTAGATGAAGGCAAGTCTATCATATTCATTTCACATAAATTAAATGAAATCAAAGCGGTAGCAAACCGCTGTACTGTTCTTAGAAAGGGCAAGTACATCGGCACGATCGATGTTGAGTCTGCCACCAGGGAAACCATGTCAGAAATGATGGTAGGCCGCAAGGTGAATTTTAACCTGGACAAGGCAGAAGAAAAACTGGGTGATGTAACATTAAAGGTAGAGAATCTATCTGTTGCTTCAGCTAACTCCCACAAAAAAGTGGTTAATGATGTGTCATTTGAAGTTCGAAGAGGCGAGATTGTCTGTATTGCAGGTATTGACGGCAATGGTCAGTCTGAACTGGTATATGGAATTTCAGGGTTGATGCCTGTACAGTCCGGAAAAGTATCCATAAACGGAAAAGACATTACGAAGGATTCTATCCGAAGGAGATATCTTGCCGGTATGGCACATATACCGGAGGACAGACACAAGCATGGACTGGTACTGGATTATACCTTACAGCAGAATGCGGTGCTTCAGACTTACTTTGAACCTAGATTCCAGCGCAACGGATTTATCCGTTTTGATGCGATAAGAGAGTATGCCAAGAAATTAATCGGGCAGTATGACATTCGAAGCTCCCAGGAAGAGAACTCCGTTACCAGAGGAATGTCAGGCGGTAATCAGCAGAAGGTTATTATTGCCAGAGAGCTTGACAGAGATCCGGATATCGTATTAGCCGTACAGCCAACCAGAGGACTTGATGTCGGAGCTACAGAATATATTCATAAACAGTTAATCAAGCAGAGGGATAACGGTAAAGCAGTGCTCTTAGTATCCTTGGAGCTGGATGAGGTTATGGAAGTGAGTGACCGCATTCTGGTTATGTATGAAGGTGAAATTGTAGCAGATCTTGACCCTAAGGCAGTTACTGTACAGGAATTGGGACTTTATATGTCCGGCTCCAAAAGAAATATTGCGCAATAA
- a CDS encoding BMP family lipoprotein translates to MKLFKKALSIALTLTLVFSLAACGSKNNNSGNNGNSTTGNATDTATPTATAEASGSDQYEVALITDIGTIDDKSFNQGAWEGVEAYAKENSKTYKYYKPTEKSDEAYITSIELAIKGGAKIVVCPGYMFEVPVHTEQAKYPDVKFVILDGVPHEDGGTADVAANSYSIFYAEQEAGFLAGYAIVKEGYTKLGFMGGIAVPAVIRYGYGFAQGAEYAAKELGLADGSVDLKYTYVGNFDATPDNQAKAASWYNEGTEVIFACGGAVGNSVMKAAEAAGKKVIGVDVDQSSESDTVITSSMKNLKKSVYDALAAFYGNTFPGGKSVTLDATSEGVELPMDTSKFTKFTKDDYTAIYNKIVSKEITILNDTTAVDKDGKAVADASGLPLQFVKVEMIK, encoded by the coding sequence ATGAAGTTATTCAAAAAGGCATTAAGCATTGCTTTAACCTTGACATTAGTATTTTCATTAGCAGCATGCGGTAGTAAGAACAACAATTCCGGAAACAACGGAAATTCAACAACCGGTAATGCAACTGACACAGCTACACCTACTGCAACAGCAGAAGCATCCGGCTCCGATCAATATGAAGTTGCATTAATCACTGATATCGGTACTATCGATGACAAATCCTTTAACCAGGGTGCCTGGGAAGGTGTTGAAGCTTATGCAAAAGAGAACAGCAAAACTTACAAATACTACAAACCCACTGAGAAATCCGATGAAGCTTATATAACAAGTATTGAACTTGCTATTAAGGGTGGTGCTAAAATCGTAGTTTGCCCTGGATATATGTTTGAAGTTCCTGTTCATACCGAGCAGGCTAAATATCCTGATGTTAAATTCGTTATCTTAGATGGTGTTCCTCACGAAGATGGCGGTACAGCTGATGTAGCAGCTAACTCTTATTCAATCTTCTACGCTGAGCAGGAAGCAGGTTTCCTTGCAGGTTATGCTATCGTTAAAGAAGGTTACACCAAGTTAGGTTTTATGGGTGGTATTGCAGTTCCTGCCGTTATCCGTTATGGTTACGGATTTGCTCAGGGTGCTGAATACGCTGCAAAAGAATTAGGACTTGCTGATGGCAGTGTTGACTTAAAATACACTTATGTTGGTAACTTTGATGCTACTCCTGATAATCAGGCAAAAGCAGCTTCCTGGTATAACGAAGGAACAGAAGTTATCTTCGCTTGCGGCGGTGCTGTAGGTAACTCAGTAATGAAAGCTGCAGAAGCAGCAGGAAAGAAAGTAATCGGTGTTGACGTTGATCAGTCTTCTGAATCCGATACAGTAATTACTTCTTCCATGAAGAACTTAAAGAAATCCGTATATGATGCTTTAGCTGCTTTTTATGGCAACACATTCCCTGGTGGAAAGTCTGTAACTTTGGATGCAACATCTGAAGGTGTTGAACTTCCTATGGATACCTCTAAATTTACAAAGTTCACAAAGGACGATTATACAGCAATTTACAACAAGATTGTTAGCAAAGAAATCACTATCTTAAATGATACAACAGCAGTGGATAAAGACGGAAAAGCAGTTGCAGATGCAAGCGGACTTCCTCTTCAATTCGTAAAAGTTGAAATGATTAAGTAA
- the deoD gene encoding purine-nucleoside phosphorylase, with product MSTPTPHIAAGKGDFAKTVLMPGDPLRAKFVADNYLENAVLVNPVRGVNGYTGTYKNKKVSVMASGMGMPSIGIYSYELYRYYDVDNIIRIGTAGSMHKDLKIRDIAFAMGACTNSAYATQFELPGTFAPIASYDLLRKAIQVTEEMGIHYMAGNFLSSDTFYDDSQGTMKWTKMGVLCVEMEAAALYMNAARTGKNALAICTISDSLVTGEATTAEERQESFHDMMKVALEVAISQ from the coding sequence ATGAGTACACCTACACCGCATATAGCGGCTGGGAAGGGCGACTTTGCAAAAACTGTATTAATGCCCGGAGATCCCTTGAGAGCTAAATTTGTAGCAGACAACTATCTTGAAAATGCTGTATTAGTTAATCCTGTCAGAGGAGTTAATGGATATACCGGAACCTACAAGAATAAGAAGGTTTCAGTAATGGCAAGCGGAATGGGAATGCCTTCTATCGGTATTTATTCTTATGAGCTGTACCGTTATTATGATGTGGACAACATTATCCGCATCGGAACTGCCGGTTCCATGCATAAGGATCTAAAGATCAGAGACATCGCCTTTGCAATGGGAGCTTGCACCAATTCAGCATATGCAACCCAGTTTGAACTTCCCGGAACATTTGCACCAATCGCTTCCTATGATCTTTTACGTAAAGCGATACAGGTGACAGAAGAAATGGGAATCCACTATATGGCAGGTAATTTCTTATCATCAGATACCTTCTATGACGATTCTCAGGGTACCATGAAGTGGACGAAGATGGGAGTTCTCTGCGTAGAGATGGAAGCTGCAGCTCTTTATATGAATGCAGCCAGAACCGGTAAGAATGCACTTGCTATCTGCACCATTTCTGATTCTCTGGTAACAGGAGAAGCTACCACAGCAGAGGAACGTCAGGAAAGTTTCCATGACATGATGAAAGTGGCTTTGGAAGTTGCTATCAGCCAGTAA